The DNA sequence TTCCCTTCACGTGCAGAGCATAAACCATAACCACCTTCTGCAGCTGTATAACCTGTTCCATTTACACAGCAATTGAAAAGCAAAGGTATTGCTTGTATCGCACATAGTTAGGCTAGAAAAAACGATGCACAGGACGAGGGAGGCTGTCACTAAACCGGACACTGTcaggcagaattttttttctggagtacTGAGTACGTGATGTTCGCCAGCAGAAAGGATTGTTTTCTGTCGTGTGAGTGAGCGCGTGGGATTTTGGTTTCAAtcacaataataaaaaaggttGGGTTGGATGAAGTAtgtctatttttaattatgaaaactGCATTACAATGTGCATTTTTATATACAAattcttactattttttttaaatttgcctCTAGTATCCTCATTTCTAACCTAGTATATAGAGGTTTTTAGTTTTGTAAATACTTATTACATGCACTGTCTGTCATAGTAAAAGTTGGTTTAAAATGCACTCTTTTTGTGATCAGAAACTGGCCTTCTCTTCAGAACTAAAACTGCAGTACTTGATTGTATTGACAAAACATCAATAAAACTTATGGTAGAAAAggtgggctcagctgtgcctttGTCCTGTGGTTAATGGGCGTGTTCAGCCTCGCCAGTAACACCATCCCCACACACCTCTTGCACTCTCTCAAATCCAGCTCACTTGTTCCCTGCAGTCCAGCAGATTTCCTTGCTAATTAATAATTCTTCTTATGTAAGCAGGATGAAATCTGGACCCTTCCAGACTGGCAATTATTAATTTGAGGAATTTAAGTCAAAGTGTTGGGgattccctttcctttctgtttttttttcattgatttttttttttttttgctgcattaCACAACCTTGTCTACAGCCAGCTCCGCATCCCGAGCAGCAAAAGCCGTCAGCTCAGCAGCACGCAGAAGAAATGGTGAATCACCTCTAAGCAAATCGCTTTCAGAGGCtaaaagtaaaaagaataaagagaaaaaaaaccccatgttttCCCACCTGGTCTCTTATCTGGAAGAGGAGACGTTACTTGTTACAGGTGAAACACCTCCAGAGAAGCCTTCCTGGCAGACTCCTTCCAAAGCTGACGATGAAGAACAAGCGATCCTCCTGCTGCCGGTCGCGGGGacacccagcagctccctggtcTCCGCATGACCCTCACACACTGGCCTCCCGCAGCTGAACTCCTTCCACACGCTGCTCCTCGCTGCAAACACagccagcaaaagcaaagagcCTCTCCAGCGAACCTCCCTGCAACGCACGTGATCGATGCTTCCAACGCACCCTGCTACTAAACCAGAACGACTTACTGGGCTGTTACTAACTTCAGCTACCCCTTACTGCTCGCAGGCAAGAGCAGCCACCTGCAAGTAGTTTTTACAGCACGTTTCCCCTGCTAAAACCCACCCCAGATGAAGCACAAGTCTCAGCTACACGCGGAGCATCTCTAATCAGCACCAAACAACTTTCATTCTACTTCCTACAGAGATGTCGAGAAGCCGTAACAAAGTAGGTCCAGGCTGAGTCTTAAAGTGAGGtatggggtggggagaaataGCCCAGGGGTTTTCACACAGCTCCTCTTGTCATCTAGTGTAGAAGCACAACTTCATGACTTGAATGAAAAGACAGGAGCAGTGGCCAATTAACAAAGATAACTaagggattttatttctttccaagaaAGTCAGAGCTAAATATTTTAGTACACATTTAAATTCTGGCCTAAAATGAGctacattttttaaacaggagCTCTTTGACTCTTCATGAGttccaaacatttaaaattataaagctgctttaaaaggaaagtatcttcttttaaataattctgtatGTTCACACCTCTGGCAGAATAACATGAAAAACCTGACATTTTACATCTCGGATCTGCAGCAcaatacataaatatacaaCAGGCCAAATGCCACATGTTCTCAGGACAATTCATGTACACAAGGGAAGCCCATGAAAGCATCACACAGAAGACTGGCACTTGAAGGAAGCAGACTACAGGAAAAACCGTAACGACCTGTCGCAGCCAGGCTTTCCACATGTGCATGACACAGCTGGACACACACAACCACCACGTGGGATACCAACATGGAGCGAGCTCCGTCTGAGCACAACAGCCACTGCCCGGTGTCAcaagaaataccagagaatTACATTGTCACATTCAAATTTATAAACATTTCCATATGATGACTgcttgcctctttctttttgttttccactgtTAAAAAGCTTTCAGCCCTCTGTCGACATGCCATACCCAAGCTGTTACTCCCTTTTTGACCAGCTCCACGGGGCAAAGGTTTTAAATGTGAAACTCTGGAAGAACACAGCTTTGCTAGAATGTTCTTGGCCACCAGCTTCAAATGCACAAATTCTTCTAGACTTTGATAAATTCTCCCCCAATTAACCTACCTTTCCCTTTATGTTCAGATGATTCTTACCAAGTAGAGAGTTTTACAACTGTTGAGAAGTAACTCCTGCTTCCTGCTGAAGTAATTTTTGTCACTGattgcagcagcaccaggaATTCAATCCTTGTGTAACATGAGGTTTCACAACTATCTCCATTCACAGACTTAAGCAGCAATCTCACTTGGTGCTCTGGACATACACAGGACAGCACTAAAAATGCAGGATGCACAGATTAGGAACAAAGGAGTAGCTAGAGTGGCTACAGCAATGTGAGAGCCAGCTATGTAAGGGAACACAAAATGCAATCAATCGAGGTGGTGCCAGGTGGATGGCGGAGCAAAGGACACCAAAGGAGCAGCAATTAGTCACACCCTCATCCAGCAACAACGAGCCTGCTGGGATTCCTCTGCCTGCACCAAAGGCATTTCTCACAATGCCACTGGCAATGCAAAGAAATCCCTTCTCCAACCTTAGGCACTTTTCATTCTGCCTTTAAGGAAGCAAACCTCCCTGGGAGGTCTACCCTGCAGCACCCTCACTCCACGGTGCAGGTGGGAGCCCGCGCCGCCACGCAGGACATCCTCcaggctctgcagggctgtgcctCTCTGTGACTCCCATCTACACCCCTTCCCCTGTCATCTGAGTGTGAACTGGTGTCTGAAGAGGGGTGTGGAGCCTATCAAAGCCACGGCAGGACAGGCCACAGCACACAGGCGTagaggaaaacagcaagaaagTCAGTGGGCTCAGACACCCACCGAGTAACTGTAATGATAAAATGGCACAAGGGTGGACAAAGCAAGAAGCAGAAACCTTATGAAAAACTAGACACTCCTGTACACTTCAGAGGAGATGCACCCACTGTCCAAGGCGCCACATGCAGCCACTTCCCAGCTGAACCGTTACCGAAGGGTCCGTCCCCTCTCTTCCAAAGCAGCTCGTGCTTCCAGCGCCCAGCTCACAGCAGCAGGCGTCCTCGGGGGGAGGCTCCCTGGCGCCTGCAGACAGCACGGACCCACCACCAGACTGCTGCCTGGAAAAGCACAGGTGAGCACCCGCTTCGCCTTCAGAACACACGCTCCCTGGGATGCTCAGAGCCGCTGGCAGTAGAGTTCATACAAGCTATTTGCCAGCTTCTGTGTCTCTTCAAAAGcttcacagctctgctcccagctgggGGGTATCTGTTCCTCTCCATAGTAAGCCCCTGCAATGGCTCCTGCCATGGTAGCAATGGTGTCTGTGTCTCCACCCAGAGAGATACAGTAGATGATGGTCCTCTGCAGGTTGTTGTAGTGATCAGGAATATCTGGGTCAGCTTCCATACAGCGCAGGAAGGAGTAAATTGCAGTAGGGACAGACCGCAAGGCGGCGATGCCATTGCCTGTTAACGAAACCAAGCACCTTCAGCACAGCAGAACACTCGTGTCTTCCCTCTCGCAGAAGTGCCTCTGCCCTTCTAACTGCACCTTCCTATTGCCAGTTACTTGCACCACCGATATCCCTGATTTTACCACAATGAGTAAGTTTGCATCTCAGAAGAGAAACCTCCCCATAGTTCCCCAGTACCACTCACATCCTGGAGACCAGCTCCCAGCTACACCAGTACAGTTTGGCAACACACACCTACCTGTTCCCAGCCAACTTGACAGCCATTAAGACAAGAGATGATCTTAGAATATTAAGGAATGTTATTCATGATAAGTTTTGCTTAGCaagacacttttttccccaccaatACAGAGAGGGAGTCACTGGGGGAAGACTCGGAGCGTTACTGACTGGTGAGCAAGGGCAGCTGTTCCAGCACATTCAGTGCCTGACAGGCAGCAGAGGCCGAAGTGGCAATCTGGGGGAGGACACACCAGCCAGGCTTGCTGAGTTAGTCCTGCTTCCAAGTCTTGCCTAATACTTGTGGTAAGAAAGGTACTTACCTAATTCAAACAATACATCTGCTTTGGGAACACTGCTGAGCTCCAAAaactcctttattttctttagacgCCTTGAAAATGGTAAATCCTCAAACCCCAGCCTGGAAACAAAGAGTTCAATGAGGAAGGGAGAATGCAAAACCAGCATAAACTGTACACAGCAGTCAGTGCTCCTCACAGCTACTTACGCTCGGGCGTCAGTAAGAGACTTATCATCTGCCTCCACATCTTCCATGTGGCTGATGAGCTGCTCCAGGAAGGTCTCCTTGCTGAGCTCTCCCTGCAGGGCGAGATGCACTGCCAGGGCCTGCAGGATGGCCCCGTTGTAGCCCAGGGAGTTGGCGTGGGTCAGCTCAGCACTCAGCTTCGCAAACTGCGAATGAAAGCCCATTGTTAGCAAACCTGCCCGAGAGATCACGGCGAGGCTGGCCCGACAGCAGGCACTGCCAGAGCCGAGGTGCCCAGAGGAGCCCAGACTGGTACCTTCTTAACATCCTGGACATCAGAATACG is a window from the Nyctibius grandis isolate bNycGra1 chromosome 24, bNycGra1.pri, whole genome shotgun sequence genome containing:
- the ADPRS gene encoding ADP-ribosylhydrolase ARH3, translating into MAAATGSGSGTGRAAARPRPGAARFRGCLAGALLGDCLGAVFEGRSVVKLCELLRFLRGLEPASGPPEAGEPAGSACRETLSYTDDTAMSRSVVQSLLAKREFDEVDMAKRFAEEYKKEPNRGYGMAVVNVFKKLLSPKCNDVFEPARAQFNGKGSYGNGGAMRVAGISLAYSDVQDVKKFAKLSAELTHANSLGYNGAILQALAVHLALQGELSKETFLEQLISHMEDVEADDKSLTDARALGFEDLPFSRRLKKIKEFLELSSVPKADVLFELGNGIAALRSVPTAIYSFLRCMEADPDIPDHYNNLQRTIIYCISLGGDTDTIATMAGAIAGAYYGEEQIPPSWEQSCEAFEETQKLANSLYELYCQRL